In Solanum pennellii chromosome 7, SPENNV200, the following are encoded in one genomic region:
- the LOC107024179 gene encoding protein TIFY 10b-like, whose product MASSEIVDSGRFAGQKSHFSHTCNLLSQYLKEKKGSLGDLSLDIHRNFDLAGSTTMDLLPMIEKSGESVQKSMNLFPQGGMKAESEPEKAQMTIFYGGQVIVFNDFPADKAKEIMLMASTSKGNNPAKPLESAADLVVPSFGKTSIQENQMPKQPIVSDLPIARRASLTRFLEKRKDRLTAKAPYHREEAAAPKKEENKAPWLGLGGQFAVKTEQY is encoded by the exons ATGGCTTCATCGGAGATTGTGGATTCCGGGAGATTTGCCGGTCAGAAATCGCATTTCTCTCATACATGTAACTTGTTGAGTCAATACTTGAAAGAGAAGAAAGGTTCTTTGGGAGATCTCAGCCTTGATATACATCGCAATTTCGATTTAGCTG GTTCTACTACTATGGATTTGTTGCCGATGATTGAGAAATCTGGTGAATCGGTTCAGAAATCGATGAATCTGTTCCCTCAAGGTGGAATGAAGGCTGAATCGGAACCGGAAAAGGCACAGATGACGATATTCTATGGAGGTCAAGTTATTGTGTTTAATGATTTTCCGGCTGATAAAGCTAAGGAAATCATGCTTATGGCTAGTACTAGCAAGGGAAACAATCCTGCTAAACCATTGGAATCTGCTGCCGATTTGGTGGTTCCCAGTTTCGGAAAAACTTCAATCCAGGAAAATCAAATGCCTAAGCAGCCAATTGTTTCTG ATTTACCTATTGCGAGAAGAGCTTCATTAACAAGGTttttggagaagagaaaagatagGCTGACTGCAAAAGCACCTTACCATAGAGAGGAAGCAGCAGCTcctaaaaaggaagaaaacaaggCGCCATGGCTGGGATTGGGTGGTCAATTTGCAGTGAAAACTGAGCAATACTAG